In Sesamum indicum cultivar Zhongzhi No. 13 linkage group LG8, S_indicum_v1.0, whole genome shotgun sequence, the sequence atgattcGTCCTTACCAATTGAGTTAACAAATATTAACAGATAggcattttaaattttatcctctatttttctctcatttcaACACTTGATcattagttaaataattttcttaatgaaaacactccaattatattatacttgaTGCTGCCATTTCATGTTctgtaacaaaaaaatcaatttacatGGTGTGCTATTATTGTATGGTATGGTAGGTATAAATAagccataatttatttatttatctatttttgtcTCGGCTGCTTAGTTTAAGTTTTGTCACGAGGCACACACGCTTgcctaattaatttattaatctaaGGCAAACAAGATCTCTGATTGGCTACTCATAATAGTGCTAATCATGATCATTTGTGTCAGctacaataaaattaagaaataagtgattcatttaattaatactagTAAATGTGGCACATCTCACgtatgtgtataattttttaaaaaatgaatattagaacaaaaacaaatgaaagaaaataaccaCCAAAAGATAATTAGGCTAAaccataataaaattaattatttaatttaaaattttaaaaataaataacatactaaaattaaatgagatgTTTTGTTATGTTGTGATCACCTtgtttatgaattaattataagatatataaatcGCTAGTtactaattatacaaaattcaaaataagattCACAAAAGTTCAAATTGCATTATAGTATAGATTAGCAATAATCatagtttatttatcttaaaattgtTTGTTAGTTTACAAGCGTGTGTTGCGCGTATATAGCACCCACCAAACGCACCTTTGTCTAGTACTAGTACATAAATTAAGGCAGTGTTTGGCGACAGAATAAAACCCACAAAAGTTGTGTTTGTATTCAACATAATTTCAAGATTGTGAGAGCATTGAAAAGTGTTCTGGTAAAACTTTTGAAGGAGGttacaagattttaaaatatataaactcttattatatataaaagaaaagggtaaGGTGTAAGGTGTCGTGTCGATCGTTAgtaacattttataagtttcataattttattatatttttcaaaataagatttactatcttataagatgtatgaaatttaaattaatgtcaaTCCCCATAGtcttttggtaaattttgaagtttatCTTGAACATTTCATTCTCCACCGCTCCAATTTCCATGTTGGGTGTTTGGCGAATACGACTTAGCTGTCTGAAATTTGGAAACATTAAACATTCTGAAATCAATAATTTGATGTCCAAAGTGAGACATTATTAGAGCTAATCAAAGGAAATAATTCCAACACATGGCACACCATTTCTTTGAAATCCtactcttattttatttcatggaTAAAGGGATCCATCTTGAAATATGTtattatggaaaaataataataataataatacaatgaggttccttaaaatttgatataattataaatatttattttatttttgaaaaaattataaacacccTTCTTGATGTTagatgaattatataattattggatTGAGGTTtgaattgtcaactttgtccttattattgattttatattttttttaaatgaaagaggtgaataaaaaaaattaaaaaaatatatatgataaaaaattatcctattagtaaagaaaataaaaaaaagaaagtaaaatagAAATCATAGTCCGCAAGGGTATAAATTTGGTTgattcaccataaaaaaatggataaaaatctCATTGggacaaacaaacaaaaatttttgcCCGAACTTCGTTTGGCTAAGCCAATCCAATCACAAAATGAGTATGATATACTTGCTTTGTGATTTATTGCTTTCTCTAAACTGTACactaatcacataacaagtgtattgcacttaCCATGTGattggttcaaatttaatcTAGTCAGGTCCGAACAAGTATTTTTCCAAACAAATTAGGTTAGTTTTAGACGACCAGTAAAATTAGAagagtattgataattttcaaaataatgaggagcatttataattatacacaaaCTTTAAATGagcttgttgtaatttataaataataataataataataacattttgctcttcaattaaataattaatagtcaTAAGTGGAAAGAACATGAGCTCACTTTATTATAACCAAAGTCAACAATCATACTCCACTAAGTTAACAACTAGTGCAATGTAGTCACATAATTTGGTTTTCTGCCTCCACCTccctattatttatttattttagggtaaaaagATACACTTTGTCCCGTAATTATAcgtcatgtaataattatctctttaaattaataaatataacacttacccctcataatttatttttagataatattatccttatattatatatatagttcaaagatttttttatagtaattttgcattttaagtttaattaattttttaattggagaaaaatattatattattattgagttaaatagttcaaattttattttttttacaaactcaaaattaactaataaatgagtataataaatacacaaaaaaaattcatgaaaatattttcttaatttagtaataaaattaagttattaactatttattcttttacataaaaataaataattacatatcagtttttttaacatattttctctaaaaattatgataaaatataatcataatgAACATTATACTCAAGAGTATTATACAAAGAGTAATTCATCTAAAGCTGGCAATATTTGGCTCCTTATTTCCTGAGAAGCTACCAATATAATTACAGCTCAACACTGAAAATGATCCTtgaaagaatttaattatatattttatgaaatttataattttcttttttccaaacactcaatattatttataaaactaaaattacaagaaagaTCTATTAAATGTGATGGGTATCTACAATAATCTACTAGGAAATGGCAAAAacacccttcattaagggcattaggGTCCTTTCGCCATAGGATCCGCGCCTTTTGTAACGGGCGGGTCGCGGAGGATCCGACCCGGATCGAACAACAGCcttgaagacccggacaatcaCAGCCGTCCGATCAGGACGAGAGCCAGTaagataaggccacgtggcccaatCAACAGTATCCAGCTGCGCTTTATAAATAGACCCAAAACGCTGTAATTAAGGTAACTGTTCTGCATTTATTGTAATCGAATCTTGGGATCGCACACTTTTCTCttgatcaacctaacttgagcgtcggaagGTTactgtcggggacgtgcccgacgagctcattttcttgtctcattctcagggaacccaaaaaTCTGATCTTAGAGGAGTTAGCCATCTGTGTCGAGATTGTGTCTCAGGATCGCTGAATTCGAGCCGGATCAAAATGAATTCGTCAAATCCTATcgaatgaatatatatatatatatatatacatttgctTTCGTTATAAACTCAATTAAGTAAGACAAATACGtacatatttgataaaaattcaaatatattatctcaaatttattcataaaattttggtcTTAATTATTAGAGTAAGACATCATTAGTTAATAGTTAAGTTGACATTTAAAGtaggattaattttatttaggcTCCCTCTAAAAATgcgaaattgcattttttccaaaaatatgttgaattacacttacacccccttctgaaatttgaaaattcttgttTACACTTGACCTCTGCCATTTAGtgtttacataaaaaatgcaGACATCAACATaaagaatcaaataaatttttaattttgcccatcattcaatatttttatgcataGTTTGTgcttataaagggataattataatacatccctatatataatatttatccccttataagtataatattattacataaaaattttaaacgaggggtaaaatatgaaattcatGTAATATCTTTGTTAAATCAGTTTTTCTTCCAGACCCTAACGAAAAATAGTCGGGtgtaaacaataattttttataaaggacataaatataattttaaaattttttagaaagaaatataattttatattttcgagagaatttaaatataattaaatcttttatagTATTGATCAAGACTTTGCCAGATTAGCAGTTCATCCCTAGGTATGCGGTGGTCCATGTTTGAGTGATGAATACTATAATGTAATTTCCTTACAAATATGCATACGCTGAACAAAAGTGTACTACTTATTTCACACATTTGTACTTTAATTTCCAAAGTACATCATGTCGCGAcccaattttattaatttccaCCAATTTTTCCCGACTCTTTTAATTAATCGATTTCAATCGAGTAAtcacttaatttaatttatttttcagtttatgtACATAAAATAGATACttcttcaaaaaagaaaaaaaagtcaCATTTAAATTGTTACATATTTACTCAAAATGGGTTCCATTGAATTCAAATTGTGTCCCTAAAATAATACGATGAGCGCAGAGGCGACAAAAATACTGATATTATTAGAGTGGGTAGATGTAATAATACAAGTGATTCCAAGTCCAAACGCAAACGTGCAGGCCATTGTAGAATATTCTCCACGCCCAacaaccaaataaataaataaatatctgattttcatatatttataatattaccaTAGTCTATGTTACCAAAATCTaattaagattttaatttattcattccTTATCCTCttcaaattatacttatttatcacTGCATTAtgcatgttttttttatgtctCATGATcaacctttttattttaatacattgACTCAACTATTGGGATTTTTTCATAACATGAATCTCTTATTTAATGATGATTAGTAGATGACTCGTAATGTAGAATATTTAAGACGATTAACGTTATGTTGGTGAAAATAGCGTAATATTCGGATTTAGGATAATGCACTTTGAAATAACGAcccaataaatcaatatatgcgcatttttttaattttttaaaaataacgtGTGATCTGAGGAATTCTTTTGCTCGTCGAATATGGAACccgattttaattttgtcaagtaaaataaatatgccCGTGTTATATATGCAAATGATCGATTGGCGTTAATTAGTGATTTCTATAAAGGAAACAATCTGACCACTAACTATGTGAAATAATGttaacatcatatatattagattaataatagttttttgtaGTAGCATTCgaatataaatttagaagCTTAAAACAcaatttgcaatattttggattatgttaaaatcaaaaatttgaactttcCCAACTGTGTTTGATTACACATAATGAGAATTGAGGCTTAATTTGCCCAAATTGCAAAATCTCCAttctctataaataaatattttatattccgATCTTAATGTTGGGTAGTAATTTATTCTCACAATACTTTCTTTTTCAACTTGATTTGATGCTATTAtactttgaaataaaattattagttgtGTTCTATTAGTCTTATTGATGTTGTAATGAGTCGTAccttataaaaatttcaaataatattagattttaatGTTGTTTAATGTACAAGATTGTTAGTACAATTCCCCcaccaaattatttgaaatttacacTCGTTTCATCCAAATGCCATGTCGATTTATATCATTTACAGAACACATGAATTTGTCACTTgactatatacatatatagaatagttttaatttgttttgccTTTTGATGGGTCCGATGAATTTGATGTTAGATGATGATTATGACTCAAAtcgaatatattattaatatactgATTTAAGTGGAGCAAATTATATGTCCTAAGGAAATAAGTTACagggataaattaatttaaacatgaactcattttctataataatttgacaacttaattattaaaagtgatttttattcattttatattttgtcggaaagtcttttttttaattggtatCGATTATATTTCTAGATACATGAtcgaagaaaattattatattgatgatgttaACACACGTCACACATTGATTATAGTTAGAAAGTTTGTATGACTTATAAACCCTAATTCCTTATTTGTAGGACTGATAATATTAACACACATTCCGCTTCAATTTCAAATGAGAAGTATACTCAACTTATAAGTTCTAAAACCTTGTTAGTGATGCATGgcaataaatgaaaaatttgtgTAACTTATAAGCACATGACTACACAACTCTTATGTTTTAACCATATaacacaaaattcaaatcGAATTCCTTGTATTTAATCTTATGTTATATTTTCGGAGGACTGTTGCGTTAATTCATTTGgggagagaaaaaaagataatttatattttgccattcgaactatatttatttttacactttggcatcttaattttttgtgtgttaatttatcatctcaactttgcgaaatttgtACTTTACATACATGATTGTTTTTTTGCTGATATTTTTGAcggaaaaaatatcacatgctgtgcatatataaaaatatcacataacataactttaaatatcatatgtgcactgaatatgattttttttttgacaaaaaacttagtggaaaaataattataaatgaaaaaattcaaaatttcgtAACGtcgagatggtaagttgatataaaaaaaatttagatgttaaAATGTAAATACAATCCTAATTCgaaagacaaaaaattatttgcccaaaaaaaaaaaggtagtAATAGTGAATTGGGATTAAGAGAAGATATCCATCCGTAAGGTGGTGATTCAACGCGTATTTGAAGCGTGAACATCGCCGGAATCTTGGGGCTGCCGCTGCCCCCAAAACTTGACCGACCCTACACTCTCTTCAAGGCTCTTTGTGACATTAATATTCATGAAAGGCCCTCCCACTTTGGCGGGAAATATCCTCGTCATtctgctttttcttttcagtgCGATCGAAGGTCGTCTTTCCTTCAATACAATACTATATTCGTCTGTCtgtatgtgttttttttgagttttaagGAACATAGATGAGTTAGTCCAACTTCCAAAAGATACTAAAATGTCCTTTCAGACCCAcggaatttttatttgtttttatgctTCGGTTTCTACTGTGGAACAAGTAAATATTCCTCTGATTGACTTGGGTCTGACAAAATGACATCTTTATAATAGCAACATCAAGATTCTAACATAGTGGGCCAAGTGAAGGGTAAATTCTAGAATGTGGCAACTTTGTCTTCTGTTGGATACCtgtaagaatttcaaatgCTTAACTAAGAATTTCAATCCAAACAGGTATAACATGCTTGAATATACAGGGTATAGGAGTTTGAGTTGGTTGTTTAAGTTGGCGAATGGGATAATGATGCTGCATGTGCCGCTGTCGTACCACGTTAGGTGGAGATAAAGAACTTAAGTTGTATGCATGCCTGAGCTCTTATGCCTAGTGCTTTTTCATGATGGAATTATGTTGCTCTGATCAAAGTGGACAATTACTCACAAGAGCCTCAACTGTTGCGTATATATAAGTACACGCTACCCCGACGTGGAAAGGAGAATTCAGATAGCCTTAAATGATCTTAGTTGAAAAGATTCTTGACGAACTTATTCACATTCTAAAATACAATGTTCGTGGAAGTAAAAGAATAATGGAATGTAGATGCAGAATCACATGTATTGTTTTTTCTATAAGATCTTATGTTCATCACAAGTTACAATCCCTATAATGTAAGCGCCTGGAATCGTGCATCGTGACAGTAAATGTGCACATACATATTAAAACTCTCGATAGGATTTTACGCTGGTAAGAATGTGTATGTGTCAGCATGGTGCTTGTGGAACCTTATATATACTCCCACGGGGATACTGCGTCGCGATATGTTCATTGAAATTAAATCTCTTTAGGTCAACTTGATTACATAATGCATATGCATCTTGATGCAACTGCATGTACAGTTGTTGTTTGTGCTCCCTGCTTTAAGAGTAAACTGGTGAAAAAGATAGTTTTCTTCTATATGGCCAATGAGTAAACCATTCGTTTTCTGACAAATCTTTCcccttgaaatattttatcttatcatGTTTTACAGCTCATGCCAATCTGTTACTAATATTTGAGATAGATTTGCAGGAAGCAGTAGTAACTACAATCTTCTTTAAACTATACTGttgcttaatattttaacagaTGGATATAGAAGAGAATATTTGTTTTACCAATTCTATTATTTGGACTTATGTGTTGTTCTCAcagtctttttttttctttgcctCAGAGTCTTAGGTTAATTAAAGATCCTACCAAAAGTGTTTGGTCGAGCATAGGTAGTGGTTTTCCGATGTACATCAAGAAAAGAGTTTCATATTTTGCAAGCTACTCTCTATTGATATGATCTATTTTCAACGTCTTAAGTTCAAGCTTAGTGTTCTGATCAAGAAGTTGTTTCTTAAGATGATACACTATCCATCTAACTTGTCTCATAGCATACTTAAACTATATACTGTGATTCCTTCTGTGGCTTACCCCTTTATCCTGAAAGGAGCTAAGGGGaagttctttattttataaagatgACTGCCTGCGGATATTATATAACctaattattaactaattttagCATATTCATATTACATGCAATAGTCTATTCACGCGTGGCAATGTGCTGAGGTCAAACGGGAGTACCTCAAGATTATTTACTACTATCTTATCATTGGTGAACGTGCATTTGCTCTGGTTGGTTTCGTTCTTTAGTATGTAAAAGTTTTGCAAACCTCactctttgaaaattttcattaccaTGATGTAACTTGTGGATTAGATAAATTTGGGTCTCGTCCTTGCACACACTACTGTCACCTATGCTATACGAGAGGAAACCAATTGCCTAAAGACTCCATGGACTGATCATTTGAAatatctctttgttttttcgaGGATGCTGTCCTGGCCCCATCAACTTTACCAGGTTAAACAGAATCAATACTTGCCAATCATTACAGATATTCAAGATTATTTAGGTCCCTGAACcttgaagaagatgatgatgcaAGTTGCTAATGATTAATGATCAAGGGATGTCTCACAGCCTGTTCAACTAGGTAagcttttgaattattttgagtttttgtgATTTCACCAGTCGTGCTGGATTGTAGAGTTGGCTACATGACTAGGTTCATTTAGTAATttaagtgatttttgtcttaaTTCATCTGACTATGTTGTCCAAAGCAATGAAAGTTGATGAAATGCTTGAGCAGTGCCTGTTTTagacattttcttttccaaaggTTTGGAGGATTGGAGACAGGAGCCAGCTTGGAAGAGATTATGTCTACTGGATGGTTCCAGATAGATTTTTTAGAATATCAGACTTACCTCCACGATCGCCCTTTCCCATAGACGACGTcgattttcatttgattaatcatgggaaatgtttaataatttgaaaaggaCCCCCACGTTCTGTAGATTGACAGGTGGCATTCCTTCCTCCTACCTTGCACCCCAGAAGAATCTGAACACCATTATCTGGTAGAAGTGCTGTGATTAACACTAGCTGATGGCAGTTAATCCAATATGGCTTTCATCAAACGAGTGGGATTTGTATAATGAACTCATTATATGGACAATTATTTCTGTTCAGGCTTGATGTGTTTTTTAAGGGTCTGAAAGGTTGCATAATTTTGCCCATTATTGCTGTGAACTCAGTCTTCCGTGAGTTGTATAGGTCCCAGCTTGTATCTTATACTTGTATCAGAGAGCTGGGACCcgtttaaatataaattatcgGTATTATTATcgataatatctttttttaagtaGCTTAGCTAAGAGTATAAATATGTCCTGGATTTCCAAGCATCGAGCAAGTCGAGCTGTTATTTGATAGTTAATAGCAAAACATTCTCCTCGGCTTCTCTatccaaaatcaagaaaatggaacaCGTTGGAGCAATTTCTGGAGGAGAATGGAACCCCTTAAATGGAATGTGCTCTGACGAGGCTGATTTCATGGCACAATTGCTTGGCAATTGCTCGCTTCCAAACGAGGTGCCAAGCAGTTCGAACTTCCCTCTGTCCTCTGCATTTTGGCCTGCTCACGAGTCGAATGAGGAAATTGCTGTAGATGAAACTGCAATGTACTCGTCAGATGAAACTAATACTAGTATGTATTCTTTTTCACAAGGGAGTAGTTATAGTGGAAGCAGtggtattctttttccccatCCCAGTCATGAAAGCTACTATCCTTGTGTGTCTCATCAAGTTTTCATGACTAATAATAGTATGATGACGATGGATTACTATATGGAGGGTAAGAATAATAGCTCCCGGATTCATATACTTAGCACCAACGTGACAGAAGGTGACGACTTCCTGAACCAGGATATCAGCAATGACAGTACAGTGTCTAACCAAAACATGTCTGAAGATGTTTTTCAAGGAAAGGACTTGCAGCTGGAGCAGGAGCCTGCAGTGCCAATGTTGGAACTAGTGAAAGAAGACAAAGTCAGCAGCCCTTCAGAGTCGAAGAAAAGATCTCGTGCCCCTGCAGAAGTAAGAACTGAAATCTTTCATTAACTTCCACACTTGTCATTCTAATTTACTAGCATTTTACCAATATGGTGTAGTGAAATTACAAGTTACTGATTTcttattctcattttatgGAAACTCAGCTCCCAAGGAACAAGAGAAGCACAAAAATCAAGAAGTGTCTGAAGCTTGATGACAATGGCAACGATAATAATAGTAACCACATCGCGTTGCTTCGGAGGCAGAGCTCCAGCAGCTACTCTTCTGAAGATGATTCAAATGCTTCACATGAATTGAACGGAGTGACTtcgagctcaagctcaaaGGGCAGTGCAGCTCTCAACTTAAATGGAAAAACACGAGCCAGCAGGGGTTCAGCTACTGATCCTCAGAGCCTCTATGCAAGGGTACATAACTATTTCTAGAGTTGTAAATAAGCAGGATATATATTGTCAAACCCTTGCGTGTCTAAAATAACGACACTTTCTCCACAATATTgcagaaaagaagagaaagaataaATGAGAGGCTGAGAATCTTGCAGAACCTTGTCCCTAATGGAACTAAGGTAATTACGAGCATGGTTCAATATAACTACATTCTTAGCATTCTTCTACTGCATGTGAAATGGTAAACCAAAAACCATTTTTCATCGTAGGTTGACATCAGCACAATGCTTGAAGAGGCTGTCCAGTATGTAAAGTTCTTGCAACTTCAGATTAAGGTAATATTCTTGGAAATGACTGTTCTTTTACCTAACTATTGCTAAGTTTCCTCTCATATGGTTCCTTTTTCAGTCATTTGGATCGACTTTCTGAGATTCGTCGACCTCTTACGTTTATctgtttatatatgtatgcagCTCTTGAGCTCTGATGACCTGTGGATGTATGCTCCTATTGCCTACAATGGAATGGACATAGGCCTTGATTTAAAAATCTCCACTCCAAAGCCACAATCCTGATGAAGATGATGGCTCAGTGGTGCAAGATTTTCTGTGAATAAATACTGCATCATAAATAGTTGCCATTTCTGTAATGGcgttttgttctttttctcttgaTGAAAACATAACTGAGACAACGGCAATCTCTCTTTGATGAGGACTAATTGATCATTCTTGTTTATTAATCCAATATATACTTCTCATGGCTGTCATCTGAACATGATCGATGAccattgtttcccttttttttctgGCTGTTCTGGGAAGAGCCCATGAGATcaaattgtataaaatggcTTCACTGTTCTGTGTAATCATAATTTCACCATAACTTGCTTAAATCACGGTTATATTctgatttgatttgttaaaatCTTACGTTAATGATCTTCATAtggtataattaaatacagGCTAAATTACAACCATCTTTCCGAGGTTTCGCATGATTACAAATACCttcactttatttaaaaaattctaaatactcttttaatttttataaaataaaatttaaatcaaaataaaaaaaaaatctgcaGGAAAATCTTCTAATTTGTTTTAGGAaagtttttctaaaacatgaagattattttaaataaaacatcaaACGTGAAAATTGTGAGTAGTCACATTTATATAATAGTGTGGAAGGTATTGTGgtcataatataaaaagaatcaacGAAGATGGGGGCCTTATTTCCAATATTGCAAACTTTAGGgggtaaatgtaaaattataaacgtACTATAAGGGTAGGGGTGCATGTAGGTCAATGTtaggacaaaataaaaaagtaaagaaattaaattaatggtGAAGATGAgggaatgaaaatataattacccCAATCTACAATTGGATGCTaaaatttacctaaaaaacaaatcaaatcattcgaATTCAGATTCAGATCATACAAATTATTCTATAATAGACTTTGAGGCATGTCTCACTAGGGTTTGAATTCAGTTCAAATTCGAATCCATaaagaatatttcaaaatgaattcTAGTGTTTGAATTTGACTTATATCCGAACCTAAAACCTACTCAGAATGGATTCGGAAAcgaatcaaatttgaattcgGATCATAcaaattattctaaaatagACTATAAGACACGTCTCACTGGAATTCAGATCCATATCCatgaagaatattttaaaatgaactcTAGGATTTGGATTTGACTTAGATTTGAACCTAAAACCTACCCAAAACTAGATCCATGATCAAATTCTATGACCCGAATTCagttctaattaaaaattaaactcatATCCGTATTCAATGCTAAAACTTACTCAAATCTAAATTCAAGTTCATTTATGGAATGCAATATTTGATGATTACTTTTTAATGAACTTTTGATATAAGTCACGTCattttatatgatatgatCATTTAAGTGCatttttactaaatatatataaccattttttaaaaaagtatattaaaatatcatccATAAGTGGActtattattccaaaaataaaaccaaatatatatatattatatctgtTTGGAGGA encodes:
- the LOC105169464 gene encoding transcription factor bHLH139-like, whose translation is MEHVGAISGGEWNPLNGMCSDEADFMAQLLGNCSLPNEVPSSSNFPLSSAFWPAHESNEEIAVDETAMYSSDETNTSMYSFSQGSSYSGSSGILFPHPSHESYYPCVSHQVFMTNNSMMTMDYYMEGKNNSSRIHILSTNVTEGDDFLNQDISNDSTVSNQNMSEDVFQGKDLQLEQEPAVPMLELVKEDKVSSPSESKKRSRAPAELPRNKRSTKIKKCLKLDDNGNDNNSNHIALLRRQSSSSYSSEDDSNASHELNGVTSSSSSKGSAALNLNGKTRASRGSATDPQSLYARKRRERINERLRILQNLVPNGTKVDISTMLEEAVQYVKFLQLQIKLLSSDDLWMYAPIAYNGMDIGLDLKISTPKPQS